TGACGCAGAGGTGTAGGATGGGCAATTGAACATCCTGGCCTCTGCGTTTGCCACTCTGAGAGGAATGTCGCTCTGTTATAAGGTTGACCGGCAACCAGACCGTGGTATGCTGTAAAGAGAGGGATGCGATGACGATACCTCTGCAATCGCGATTGTTCCACGGAGCATTGTCACTATGCGGATCGTGATTCTTGGTGCCGGTTACGCCGGTTTACGGACTGCGCTTGATCTGGCCCGTCTACGCCGGGCATACGGGCTGGAAATAACTATTCAGGTCGTCGATCAGAATCCGTATCATCAGTTGGTACAGTTGCTCCATCTCACGGCAACTGCCGGTATTACCGACCAGAAGTCGATTTATCAGTTAGATACCCTCTTCCGGGGGCGCGAAGTCGAGCGGATCGAAGGTCGCGTCGAGGCTATTCATCCGCTTGAGCGGCGAGTCGTGCTCAACACCGGTCAAACGCTGGAATACGACCGGCTGGTCCTCGCTTTAGGGAGTGAAACTGCCTTCCAGGTACCCGGTGCTCGTGAATATACGCTCCCCCTGCGCACTTTTTCTGATGCGCTTAAGCTGCGCAAGCACCTGATTGAACAGTTCACCCGTGCTGCATCGATCACCGATCCCACTGAATTGCGGATCACGATGACAACAGCGATTGTCGGCGGTGGTTATACCGGTTGTGAGCTGGCCGGTGAACTGGCGGCCTGGGCCGATGATCTTTGCCGCCAGACAGGTGCTCCCCGCAAAGAGGTACGGATCGCCCTAATCGAGCGTGAAGACCATCTGCTGCCCCATCTCGGCACCTGGGCAAGCAACGAGGCTGTACGCCGCCTGGAACGTCTCGGTGTTAACATCTTTTTGCAGACACCGGTTGTGCAGGTTGAACCACAACGTCTGCGCTTCGCCGATGGTCGCCTTTTGCGGGCCGGCACGATTGTATGGGGGGCAGGTGTACGCGCCCCGGCCTTGCTCGCCGAGGCAGGCTTTCCTACCGACCGCCTCGGACGGGTGCTGGTTGATCGCTATCTGCGCGTGCAAGGCCACGCCACTGTGTTCGCCATCGGTGATTGTGCAGCAGTGCCCGATGGACGGGGTGGCACCCTGCCACCAACGGCATCGTATGCCATGCGACAAGGTGAACATCTGGCCGAGGTATTGGCTGCCGAAGCTCGCGGTGAAGCACCTCGCGCCTACGAGCCGGTTGAACTCGGCGAGGTGGTATCACTCGGCCCAAATGATGCTGTCGGCAACCCCCTGGGCGTGCCGATTACCGGCTATCCGGCGCTTATGCTGAAACGAGGCATCGAAGAGTATTACCGGGCAACGATTGAGAGTGCTTAGTCACAGGAGAGACGTATGATTGTCCAGGAACAGTTTGTCTCAATTAAAGCGCCACCCGCTACCGTCGAGCGCTACCTGACCGATCCGCAACTGATGATGGAGTGGCGATCACCGTTAGTCGTACTTGACCCGATTGAAGGCGAATTGATGACTCTGGGGAGCAAGCACAAACTGCGCTTAAAATCACTGGCGCTGGCCGGCTCGACCTACACCGTTACTGAACGCGATAGTAACCATATCCTGCTCACTATCGATGGCCTCTGGCGTGGGCAAGAACTCTGGCGCTGGTTTGCCGATGGCGACCGCACGATTGTGCAAAATCGGGTTGAGTATGAAGTGCCCGATCCGAGTCTGCGCGTCTTTGTTGTCGGTCTTGGGCAAATCTTTGCTTCACTGGACATGCGGATTCAGCTCGACCGTCTGCGCATGCTGATTGAGGGGAAGGGCCAGCCCGCAGCGCAGGCTCGCTAGACTGTCCGGGGCGACTGACCGTTGCCCCTTTTTGATTGGACACCTTTGACATAAAAGCACAGAAATTGCACAAAAAGTGCATAGTTTCACCTACTACCATCCGCCGGGCGCTTGTGCTAGCATAGACGTACAGGTTTGGCAGCTCCTCACAAGACGAGGTATACCTATGGCGCGACAGCAACGGTTCAGTCCACGGGATGAAGTCTACCTGACCAGCACCAGCTTTGAAGTATACATGGCTGCCGGGGGAGTATTTATTGGTCTGTTCGGCCTGCTGTTTGCGATCAGCATCAAGATCAGCTTTGCCTGGTTGGTGTGGCCGGCACTCTTCGTATCGATCCTGGCCGGTTACATTACCCTGAATCGCCTGGAGAAACGTGAGCGC
This genomic window from Chloroflexus aurantiacus J-10-fl contains:
- a CDS encoding NAD(P)/FAD-dependent oxidoreductase — translated: MRIVILGAGYAGLRTALDLARLRRAYGLEITIQVVDQNPYHQLVQLLHLTATAGITDQKSIYQLDTLFRGREVERIEGRVEAIHPLERRVVLNTGQTLEYDRLVLALGSETAFQVPGAREYTLPLRTFSDALKLRKHLIEQFTRAASITDPTELRITMTTAIVGGGYTGCELAGELAAWADDLCRQTGAPRKEVRIALIEREDHLLPHLGTWASNEAVRRLERLGVNIFLQTPVVQVEPQRLRFADGRLLRAGTIVWGAGVRAPALLAEAGFPTDRLGRVLVDRYLRVQGHATVFAIGDCAAVPDGRGGTLPPTASYAMRQGEHLAEVLAAEARGEAPRAYEPVELGEVVSLGPNDAVGNPLGVPITGYPALMLKRGIEEYYRATIESA
- a CDS encoding SRPBCC family protein — translated: MIVQEQFVSIKAPPATVERYLTDPQLMMEWRSPLVVLDPIEGELMTLGSKHKLRLKSLALAGSTYTVTERDSNHILLTIDGLWRGQELWRWFADGDRTIVQNRVEYEVPDPSLRVFVVGLGQIFASLDMRIQLDRLRMLIEGKGQPAAQAR